One Citrus sinensis cultivar Valencia sweet orange chromosome 5, DVS_A1.0, whole genome shotgun sequence genomic window, GATGTAAATATGCAAAAGTTGTGGAAGAAGAtgttagaaagaaaaattagcaacttatttattctattattgatatctctttttcatttctattatGTATGTGTGTACGTCTGCATGTGTGTATTGTAGTTGAAATTGTACCTTTAATTTGTTGGTAGAGAAGTATAATGTTGGGTTGATTAATTGCCACCTTACCATTtgaaaatagataaatttatacTCTCAATTTGAAATCATTCACCCATTAGACCGATTGAAAGGTGTATGGGGATTCTTATTTCTTAGTATTCCGTTTGTGTCTGTAAGTTACATGTGATATTACTGCATATAACATATGTAGAATTTTCTTCCCCTTAACTAGGGCTAGTTTGGCTTTAGTTCGTGTGCCATTTATCGACCGATTTATATAAGTTCTTTGGTGTTGTTTGGGCAGGAAGGAAGTGATAGTGAAAGAGAGAGCAATGATGCTTCTGAAATGCCACGAAAATCCCAGAAACGCAAGCGGGCAAAAGTTCAGCTTAGTGCCTCGAAAGAAGATATATCTCAGTCCTGGTCAATGGCTGCAACTGGTGGATGTCTATCATTGTTGAAGAGATCACGTATTGATGGTAATGCATGACAATATTTAGTTTAGCTCCTGAGAATCATCATTCTGGTTTTCTTGAACTCtttttttatgcttatgtAATTAGTTGGAAGTGGCGGCGAACTATATTATCATTGCTGACTAATgagaaaatgttaaataatggAAGGTAAAACTTTGCTGAGAGGTTTTGAGAAGTGCTAATTGTCCATTTAGTTTAATGTTGTTAGATTCAAATACTATTGATTGGCCCTTACCTAAATTCTGGTTGCAGGTCAAGCagtaattttaacaaaagtaaCTGAAGAGAAGAAGTAATTATTTCAGTGGATAGGATAAATTAGTTGTATCAACTAAATGCTCTGATCCATATAAGTATTGATTAGTTGGATGTTCTTTTTGGGGGATGTTTTTTTGTGTCACAGATTGTTTATTATGAACTTCTTTTCTCATCTCTGTAGACGTTTTCACTAGGTGTAACTAGAGCTTGAATGGGTTTATATGAGAAAGTCAGACAAGTTCTTGGGTAAAATGTCTGTCTTGTAGGACGGTTAGGAGGAAACTGGCTTCCCCTTTCAGCCATATCCTGCAGTGAGATCCAGAATGCTCAAGCAAGCTTATGCTTTTTTTCTAATTGATGGGGTCTTCAGTGACAATGAGAATTCCACTAACCTaaaattttctagaaaatggTGATGTTGCAAGTTGATTATTTCTGTGTGATTCTCTATCTGCATATTATCCATTTGCTTATCATCTAAATCAAGTGTAGGAAGCAGTgttcagatttttttaatctcatgTATGGTGGAAACATACTTGTCTAATCCAATATTTACAACAACAGTTATCACCATTTTACTTTGAGTTTCTCTATTGATGGTTCATATATCTTAGGTAATCAGCCTCGTGCGGTTAAGAAAAGGACACCTCGCTTCCCTGTTTCATATTCACAAAAGAAAGATGATAGAGATGATTATATTCCCCTGAACAAAAAAGATCGGAGGTCAGCTGTTGATGCTAATGACGATGAGGTCGCGCATGTTGCAGCATTGGCGTTAACTGAGGCATCACAAAGGGGAGGATCTCCCCAAGTTTCTCAGAGCCCGCATAAAAAAACTGAGCATGGAAAATCCTCACCAGTCCAGACCTGGGATAAAATGGTATTTgactgtttatttattttggtagttttctttttcatgctTATTGTGTCATTCTATAGTAAGATAAATGTTTGCGTTTCctgtacatgtgaatagttcCCACCAGCAGAGACGGCTCATCCGGATGCCCGTGAAGCTCTAAATGAAGAAGGCTGCCCTGAAGCAAGAATCCTAAACAGGAGACCTGAAAATGGAGCTTATACTAGAGCTAGAAAATCCTTGATGGATATGGAAGGTGTAGGTACTGTTGAGGTTCACCGAAAAGGGAAAAAGTTTTAcaggaagaaaatgaaagttgAAGAGGTCAGACACAGTCTGTCTGATGATGAGGGAGAAGCGTGTAGTGGAACTGAAGAAGGTCTGAGTTCTCGTAAAGGGAAAGTTGGCAGTGAGATTTCAAATGCAAAAAATGATCATCTCCCTCTGCAGATGCAGAGGAAGAGAAGCAAGAAGCTTTTCTTTGGAGGTATAAACCACAGAGCTTAGAAATTGACAATTTTTATGCTTCAATGAGTCAACATAATCAAACATCTAGTTTTGCATAAAAGaggaaattaagaaaatttaaaaaaaaagaacaaaaagataatacaaaGTGACCTAGATGTTGTATGCATTGTGCTTATTGCACTATGTGTCAATATATTGTCGAACCATGTTGTTGCTTATTCTTTTCACTGTTATTGGTCTTCCTGAACTGTGTTGAGCTATCAGAATACTAAAAGGATCGTCTTGCTACTATGTGTCAATGTTGCTTTCAATATCTGATTCTTGTAACTATTAATGCAGATGAGAGCACTGCCTTAAATGCTTTACAAACATTGGCTGATTTGTCTTTGATGCTTCCAGACTCTACCATGGAATCTGGTAAATGTTTAATGCATTTAGTTCATGGATTTCCCCCTTTCATCATTTCTCTCAATTATCTGCCTGTGTggtcaaattcaaatttttataatctaCTGTCgtatattttgataatagaATGCTTTTCTTCCCCTCCCATTTTGAAATGCTGAATATTCCCCCTTGTCTTTGTTGTTTCTCTGCTTTGTATAGAATCATCTGTGCAGTTGAAGGAAGAACGAACTGCATTTGATATAGATGACAAGTCTAGTGCACCTGAGGAAACATCTACAAGTCATcccaaagagaaaattaaacatttagGGCCAAAAGAGAAGGCACTGAATACAATAACTGAAGCTGAGGATATTATCCCTAGGAAGTCTAAACTTGGGAGATACTCGGGCAATGATGTTGAAACTGTTGCAGAAGTGAAAGAACAGCCTGAGCCTCCAAATAGTATGTCGAAAAGGAAACGGAAATCTGTTCTCTCAAAGAAGGTAATATTAGGACAAGTTCTCTTCGCTGTGATTGTCTGTTCAGGGTTTGTGGCATGACAAGAGCTAATTCCTGTATGTTGCAGATATCAAATTCTGAAGCTGTGACGGATACCCATATGACAAGAACTTTGGAGAGTGAGGTAGTCAATCATTTAACGTTTTTGGCACATCATATCTATTCATGTTTCTCTGTGAGCAATATATATTATGGTTGATTTAATAATGCTATTGTTTCCTAGGTTAATTTTACACAACAAAATATGCTTACTAGTCGTGCAAGATTCTTTCTTCTATCCGTTATGCATATATCGTTTTAGTTCCCAATAAGGTCATCTCCTGGGCTTATAGTTATGTATGTGTTCCCCTATGATTTATTTTCCTCTACGTTCGAGACATGGGGATGCCAAATATGTCAATTCACTAAAATGCAAGCATGACAAATTTTTCTCACACTTGGAGTGGTTCTTTGGTTATATTTATTGGGAATTTGTCAATCAGTACTGGATGCAAATGATCTCTGGTCAatcaaactaataattttttttttcatttcttatgcttttttcatttcttatgcTCATCTGCTGTAGGCCGTAGCTGAAGAACATAATAAATTTGCCAGTAAAGGTAAACGTACCAGTCAAAATTCTGCTCAATCCAAACAATGGAAGCCAGGGCGAGTGTTGGAAGGTTCTTCTGTTAATGACCAGAACAGAGCAAGTATCGATTTGGTGGCACCAACTGGACAAGCTCCTGTTGCTAGCCCAGCTAGCTCACCTACCAAACATCAAAGTAGACGTAAGATGgatttaaagagaaaattgagCTCAAAAGAGATGAAGTTTTCTGAGAACAGTTTAAAAACCCAACCtaacaaaaactctctctcACAGGAAGACAGACTGCTCTCCATGAAGGTAATTCTTTACATCTTGAGTAGACTCGGTGTTccattttactaaattttcttttacttttgttgAATTTGCAGGAGAAGCTTTCTGGTTGTCTGTCATCTAATATGGTGCGTAGATGGTGCACTTTTGAGTGGTTCTACAGCGCAATTGATTACCCCTGGTTTTCTAACCGGGAGTTTGTGGAGTACTTAAATCATGTTGGACTTGGGCACATCCCAAGGCTTACTCGTGTTGAATGGGGTGTCATAAGAAGGTGATTGTttgttctctctttctctccctctctccctCAAACTGCTATGTATCTACTTTTAAacattaatgaaataattttataggGAATAACAATGACATGGATGATTTACATTGCAAATGTTGCTTGATACAGTTCCCTTGGCAAACCTCGAAGGCTTTCTAAACGCTTTCTACACGATGAAAGAGAGAAACTTAAACAATATCGAGAATCTGTGAGGAAACATTATGCTGAACTCCGCACTGGTGTAAGGGAAGGACTTCCAAGAGATTTACCACGGCCTTTATCTGTTGGACAGAGAGTGATTGCTATCCATCCCAAAACAAGGGAATTGCATGATGGGAGTGTACTCACAATTGATCATGATAAGTGTAGGGTTCagttcgaccgtcctgagttagGAGTTGAATTTGTCATGGTAATTATGTTTTCTTGACATtgctatttcattttcatcttgTCTTCGTTGCACTATATGCATCTGTTTATGATTCGTTGGTTTAGAGGATCAAAGCACGAGGGATGGTTTGGGAGTTAGCTTCTTTTAAGTGGATTTCAGTATTGCTGGCTGTATAATTTGAAGATGAGGCTCCctgtttttgtttaaatacTAATCTAGCTGATCGTATTGTTTGAACAAACTACAATGGTTGGGTCCTGTGGCTGGGTCTCGGTGCTATGAAATGAGTTGATCATCTTGTTATGACACTGTAAATTAGCCTGAAATGAGTATAATGGTGAATTAGCTGGTCGTGAAAACAGTTTGTATTCAGAAGATAGTGAATACAGTTATTTTGTCTGTTGAGTTTTATGTGCTCTTTAGACAATGattttgtgtgtgtatttatatcttctggtgtttttatttcttatgattTTTCCATTGTTCTCATGTTCCTAGATTGTAAATTTGCTGTCCCGgtaaatgaattatatattacATCATTGTAGTTTTCTTTTACATGAGGGTAATTAGGAAATACATTTGACAGGATATTGATAGCATGCCTTCAAATCCACTGGATAACATGCCAGAAGCTCTTAGGAGACAGATCAGTGCTGATAAGTTCTCAGCAATATCTAAAGAATTGCAAGTGAATGGTCATCCTAATTTCGGTTCCCCCATGTTATTTGCTTCTGATGGGCATCTGGAGAAAGCACCAATTCTCCCAAATACCTTACAAAAGCAGGCAAAGGTATGAATCCTCATTTAACTCGTATCAATATATTTTAGTGAACCTCTGAAGTCTATTCAGTTCAACGAAATccttattttgttcttttctttacatTTTGTATTTCAGttggaaataaatattttttagcatGTTCTATTTTTAACTGAAGTTCTAGTGTCAGCACTTTAACAAAGcaaggaaataaaaataaaacattgggCTGCCTGGTGTTGGATATTGATGGAGATGTATGGAAATAGTGTCATGATAGGCAGTCTACTAGTAGTTGAATCATAAATTCAAAGCCTGCCTATTCACCATGTGGCCTGTATCTGCTCAGCCTAATTTGAATATTTAGACTGTGTGGCACAATTCTTACTAATAGATTTAACTATGATTTTCTGGCACTTTGCCCAGGGGGATATGAACCATGCTCTTCCACAAGCAAAATCATTGGCCACTGACATCGTTAGTGCACAGCAGGCAGCCTATGGTCAACTTTGTACGGTGCCACAGATCCAAGCAAGGGAAGCTACAGTACGGGCTCTTTCTGAGGTGAACCGCGCTCTTTCCAAGAAGGTTATTTTCATACATTTTCATGTTATCATTGTTAAGCATAGATTTTGCCGAGTCCATATAAGTCTGACTATATGATAATATGACCAATCTTTTGTCCATCTTTCTGGTTATCCAGGTTTTTGCCAAGTCATCTGGCATTATTTTTGCGTTTCTGCTCATTTTTGGTTGTCTTCCATAATTTACTAATATAAGATCATTCTTGGAATTGCATTAACTTCATAGAACTTTTGTTATTCTCCAATGCCGTAGGAAGCGCTGTTAATGGAGCTTAAGAACACTAACAATGATATATTGGAAAGCCAAAATGGTGGAGAAAGCTCTTTAAAAGATTCCGAACCTCTCAAGAAGCATATCGCTACGGTACTTGTACAGCTAAAGGAAGCCAATGACCAGGCATGTGGCTTCCGTGAATTATGTTTTGGCATTTCATGCTATCTCAGTTTACAATTCCATACTTTGACATGGCGGCGATCTTTGATTGATTGTTTTGATATGCAGGCTTCTTCTGCTTTACTCCAAGTGAGGCAATGTAATACTCACCCAGAAAGCTCTCGGCCATCTTGGCCAAAGCACCCAGCCAATGTTAAAATGCTTGATAATTCTCACGTCTCACAAGAATCAGGATCTGCTGTAGCTGAAATAGTCAACGGCTCAAGATTAAAAGCACATACAATGGTAGATGCTGCTGTCAAGGTACTGAAACGCTCTTTCCTGAATGAGCTATTTATTTGTCTGCCTCAGATTTGGCCGCTCGTTTAGCTAATAATGATAGAAATGGTTTTTTAtccattaattttgaaaactagCTTTCTCTTCCCTCTTGGCCATAATCtttggatattaatgtaactAAACTAACCATTGctcccccctccccccccccaaaacacacacacaaccaaaaaaaaaaaaaagataataattgtagttatttatgtttaattgtGCAACTGTGATTCATTCTTCTTGCGGGGCCTATTTATAAGATTAACCTGTGAGTTATGGAATTAGTAATCTAGGACCCTGTTTGTTTTGAGatgctataacttttaaacacttgttttggaataaaaaagctgtaactataaaataaaaattaatagtgtaTAATAACtatgacttttaaataataattttgaccaaaatcgtaaaaatattaatttttttcatcatacTAGTGATGGATCAAATCAACTTAGCCTCCATGCCAAAGCAGATAGTGTTTGTATACCAAATACTTTATTGCTGTACCTTAAGCTATAAATGCGCTACCTGAATACCGAACAAAATTGCTGTCTTCTCATTTAATTGCCTGGATCAGCTGGATCTATTAGTATGTAGACTGATGCAATTTGTTTTTCAGGCAATGTCATCTGTGAAGGAAGGGGAAGATGCATATACTAAGATTGGAGAAGCCTTGGATCATATAGATAAACGGCAATTAACATCTGATCCTAGGGTATCAGTGATCAGATCTCCAGAGCAGGTCAATGGCAGTTTGGGTCACCACAATCATTTTGTCTCTGGCACATGTGATCCCCAGCCTACAAATAATGCTTCTGGTACCAAATTGCAGGATGTGTCTGACAAAAACGAGGCACAAATTCCCTCTGAGCTTATCACTTCATGTGTGGCTACTTTGCTCATGATACAGGTAACTgaagtctctctctctcaaaaacAATAGTCCTGTCATGCTCCTTGAAAATAATTGGAAGTggaaatattttgtttcaattgaatgaaaagaaataatagaatttttcttgtaatatgCAGACATGTACTGAGCGGCACACGCCAGCCGATGTGGCTCAGATAATTGATTCTGCGGTTTCAAGTTTGCATCCATGCTGTCCTCAGAATCTGCCCATCTACCGGGAGATAGAAATGTGCATGGGAAGGATTAAGACCCAAATATTAGCTCTTATACCGACATCTATCTGATGTTTCCCTTCACCCTCCGCTGTCAGGCGTGCACGTACCATGTAAATATGCTGCCGAAATCTTGGTTTCAGGTGTAGCTATCAGCTTTGTTgaccaccccccccccccccccccccctcttttctttttgtttcgctattatttttcttgtttcaacGAAACTCATTCAGAGACTAGCCATTTAATAGATATATGATGAGTAATGCTCCTCAAAATATTGACATGGTTTCCCTTTTGCTCTTTTATACCCGTCTCTTTTCCCTTAATTCCTTTTGTAACTGAGAGAATGCTGTTTTAATCCAGCTCTGCGTCTTTCTTTCACATTATGTTAAGAGGAAAGGGAGTATATCAAATATGCAATGGTAACAAGGTTGAATTGTGATTTGTTTTCTATAATGTTTTACGAAAATTTCAGGTTAAAGAGTTTCTGCATCTTGCCACCAAGGCTTAAGTTTTCTACTAATGTAAAAGTTTACGTAAcacttttagaaaattttatgacATGTAATATCGCACATGTCGGTTTAATCTTCATGTTTACCACGCTAAACGCcgtgaaagaagaaaaatgatccAGTACTTGGGACAATGACCAGAAGTGCCCACTGGCTCAGCCCTTCTAAGTCTAGTGGGGGTACATTGGTGCCACGGTGAGTCCCTAATTTCAACCCACTGGCCCATTTAACTTAACCGCTTACCTGAGAAAATTGGAGCATAATACCTATTTGAGTCCTTTTATCTTACATGCATTTGGGTCTTtttatcttacatgcatgtaagatacattcctctcacatgaatagtataTGAGTACCACATAtgtactattcatgtgagagagATGTATCTTACATACATATAAGATAAGGATTGCCTACCTATTTCCGGTATAAGCGTTGATAGTGATTGCCGATTAGTCATATCCCTTTGAAAGCCGCTTGaagaaatgttttatttatgcCACCAAGCCAAGTGCAAATAAAAGCCCTTTTCATTGAATTAAACACTATACAAAATACTGTTACCTAGCAAGAACAGAATGATACATAAAACACTTTCAATTTCCGTTTAGGtcataaaaactgaaaattggATTACTACTTGTCATTTCCTACACGTACAGCCACCAGCGGCATAGAGAGTTAAATACAGTTTACCCTCAGCTTTTGCCTCATTTTGTGTTAGCACAAGACAAAGCACATGTCGGCTGCTCCAACAGCATATGGATGAAAAGATGATAATTTGGGTTGTAAGaatgaaaagtgaaaagaaattgaagtcTCACAATTTACAAATTCTCTTTTTGCTCTTTGAAATTTCTATCCTAAAAATAAGGCAGGGCTCGGACACATACAGCAGCAGCCGCCCATCCACTCAAAGC contains:
- the LOC102623041 gene encoding protein ALWAYS EARLY 2 isoform X6, coding for MAPTRKSRSVNKRYANEVSPAKDVISPSKSKQKKKLSDKLGPQWSKGELQRFYEAYRNYGKDWKKVAAQVRNRSAEMVEALYNMNRAYLSLPEGTASVVGLIAMMTDHYNVMEGSDSERESNDASEMPRKSQKRKRAKVQLSASKEDISQSWSMAATGGCLSLLKRSRIDGNQPRAVKKRTPRFPVSYSQKKDDRDDYIPLNKKDRRSAVDANDDEVAHVAALALTEASQRGGSPQVSQSPHKKTEHGKSSPVQTWDKMFPPAETAHPDAREALNEEGCPEARILNRRPENGAYTRARKSLMDMEGVGTVEVHRKGKKFYRKKMKVEEVRHSLSDDEGEACSGTEEGLSSRKGKVGSEISNAKNDHLPLQMQRKRSKKLFFGDESTALNALQTLADLSLMLPDSTMESESSVQLKEERTAFDIDDKSSAPEETSTSHPKEKIKHLGPKEKALNTITEAEDIIPRKSKLGRYSGNDVETVAEVKEQPEPPNSMSKRKRKSVLSKKISNSEAVTDTHMTRTLESEAVAEEHNKFASKGKRTSQNSAQSKQWKPGRVLEGSSVNDQNRASIDLVAPTGQAPVASPASSPTKHQSRRKMDLKRKLSSKEMKFSENSLKTQPNKNSLSQEDRLLSMKEKLSGCLSSNMVRRWCTFEWFYSAIDYPWFSNREFVEYLNHVGLGHIPRLTRVEWGVIRSSLGKPRRLSKRFLHDEREKLKQYRESVRKHYAELRTGVREGLPRDLPRPLSVGQRVIAIHPKTRELHDGSVLTIDHDKCRVQFDRPELGVEFVMDIDSMPSNPLDNMPEALRRQISADKFSAISKELQVNGHPNFGSPMLFASDGHLEKAPILPNTLQKQAKGDMNHALPQAKSLATDIVSAQQAAYGQLCTVPQIQAREATVRALSEVNRALSKKEALLMELKNTNNDILESQNGGESSLKDSEPLKKHIATVLVQLKEANDQASSALLQVRQCNTHPESSRPSWPKHPANVKMLDNSHVSQESGSAVAEIVNGSRLKAHTMVDAAVKAMSSVKEGEDAYTKIGEALDHIDKRQLTSDPRVSVIRSPEQDVSDKNEAQIPSELITSCVATLLMIQTCTERHTPADVAQIIDSAVSSLHPCCPQNLPIYREIEMCMGRIKTQILALIPTSI
- the LOC102623041 gene encoding protein ALWAYS EARLY 2 isoform X2, translated to MAPTRKSRSVNKRYANEVSPAKDVISPSKSKQKKLSDKLGPQWSKGELQRFYEAYRNYGKDWKKVAAQVRNRSAEMVEALYNMNRAYLSLPEGTASVVGLIAMMTDHYNVMEGSDSERESNDASEMPRKSQKRKRAKVQLSASKEDISQSWSMAATGGCLSLLKRSRIDGNQPRAVKKRTPRFPVSYSQKKDDRDDYIPLNKKDRRSAVDANDDEVAHVAALALTEASQRGGSPQVSQSPHKKTEHGKSSPVQTWDKMFPPAETAHPDAREALNEEGCPEARILNRRPENGAYTRARKSLMDMEGVGTVEVHRKGKKFYRKKMKVEEVRHSLSDDEGEACSGTEEGLSSRKGKVGSEISNAKNDHLPLQMQRKRSKKLFFGDESTALNALQTLADLSLMLPDSTMESESSVQLKEERTAFDIDDKSSAPEETSTSHPKEKIKHLGPKEKALNTITEAEDIIPRKSKLGRYSGNDVETVAEVKEQPEPPNSMSKRKRKSVLSKKISNSEAVTDTHMTRTLESEAVAEEHNKFASKGKRTSQNSAQSKQWKPGRVLEGSSVNDQNRASIDLVAPTGQAPVASPASSPTKHQSRRKMDLKRKLSSKEMKFSENSLKTQPNKNSLSQEDRLLSMKEKLSGCLSSNMVRRWCTFEWFYSAIDYPWFSNREFVEYLNHVGLGHIPRLTRVEWGVIRSSLGKPRRLSKRFLHDEREKLKQYRESVRKHYAELRTGVREGLPRDLPRPLSVGQRVIAIHPKTRELHDGSVLTIDHDKCRVQFDRPELGVEFVMDIDSMPSNPLDNMPEALRRQISADKFSAISKELQVNGHPNFGSPMLFASDGHLEKAPILPNTLQKQAKGDMNHALPQAKSLATDIVSAQQAAYGQLCTVPQIQAREATVRALSEVNRALSKKEALLMELKNTNNDILESQNGGESSLKDSEPLKKHIATVLVQLKEANDQASSALLQVRQCNTHPESSRPSWPKHPANVKMLDNSHVSQESGSAVAEIVNGSRLKAHTMVDAAVKAMSSVKEGEDAYTKIGEALDHIDKRQLTSDPRVSVIRSPEQVNGSLGHHNHFVSGTCDPQPTNNASGTKLQDVSDKNEAQIPSELITSCVATLLMIQTCTERHTPADVAQIIDSAVSSLHPCCPQNLPIYREIEMCMGRIKTQILALIPTSI